In the genome of Canis lupus familiaris isolate Mischka breed German Shepherd chromosome 17, alternate assembly UU_Cfam_GSD_1.0, whole genome shotgun sequence, the window GACCCCGCGTGGGGGGTGCGCTCCCTTCGGGTCCGGGGAGCTGCCGCGCGACCCCGCCGGGCCGACTCCCCGGGAGGGGCCGCGGGCGCCCCGCCCCCGACCGCCGGGATGAACCAACCAGCAGAGCGCGTTTTGTAAACGGACAAAAAGGAGCTTTCCAAGGGGCAACGGCAGGTGTTAAAAGTGACCGGTGGGTCGCCAAAGAGTCGAGCTCGAGGAGCCCCGGGGGTGCGGCGTCAGGCACCCCACGGGCGACAGGAGGGCGACGGACCGTTCGGgtgccgccccgccccccgccccgcccggatatccggcccggccccgccgctcGCTGGTAAGCGACATGGCGCTGTGTGAGGCGGCGCGCGGCGGGTCGTCCCTGCTCTGGCCGCGGGTGTTGCTCTTCGGAGACTCCATCACCCAGGTACCGCCGCTCGGTCCGCACACGTCCGGGTCCCCCTCTGGGCGGCGCCCCCCGAGGGCCGCGGGCCTGGCGGCTCGCTGGCTGCGACCTCCCTGCGCCCgcgccctgcccctgcccctgccccgcgaCGTCCGGGCCGCTTCGGAGCCGCGGGCGGGGAGGGCGTCCCTGTTGCTCGGGCcccgcgggggcgcggcgggggcgggcgagGGGCGGGCGAGGGGCGGGCGGGGACGTGGCCGGCCGAATCCCCGGGACCgctgccgcccgcccgcccgcccgcccgagGGGAGGACACGTTCGACCTCGGGGCGACCAAGTACCTCTCAGAGCTGTTCCCgcggtggatttttttttttttttttttttttgtcttttcaaacaTGATTTCCTCAATTTTCTGTGTCTGGGCAGTAAGGAAGGGCTTCCCAAATTTATAGGAACATATAGTTTCAAAACGTCACCCCCTGAGCCCTGTGATTCACTTCCTTATTCCTTGAGAATCCTGGAAATGTACGGCCCGGGCCTCGCTTCCCGACTGCTCATACAGTTGATTGTTGTCTCGTGTGTATGAATTTCAGTGGCTTTTCTAAGTAGAAATGACTGTTAGTTCTCAGTAAGATGCCGGTGAGGGGCCCAGCTGGTAGGAAAGAagacgcccccccaccccgattTCCCGGGGCGCTGCTGCGGGGGCGCTGCAGTTAATTCCTGAAATGACGTGTGAGGGCAGCACATGAGGGGGCAGGAAGTCCGGGAGCAGGAGGGAAACCCGGCGCCGACCAAAACGCCCCGCTTCTAAAATGCGCGGATTACACGGATGAGTAGTAAcggacttttttttcctttctcagttcTCTTTCCAGCAGGGTGGATGGGGAGCGTCCCTGGCTGACAGGCTGGTCAGGTGAGAATAGTTTCTGGGTGGACGCTCGAGACTGTTGATGGAAACCGTAACTGCCTCTCAGAGGAGGAAGAGCGCATGATACGCTTCCAAACAGTATATTCCTCCTTTCTTTGCTGGCCTGAGCTCGTTAGTGTGTCTACAGGGTTGGGGGCCAGAAGGAAGGACAGGCACTCAGGGTTCAGCAGAAGTTCTGCAGGATGTGAAATCAAACCCTAAAAGTTGTAGGAAGGATACCAGGTTTGGAGCCAAACAGATACCGGTATTCATCTAAAGACCAGTTCTTTTCCAGTTATTACAgtgcatatgatttttttttaagattttatttattcatgggagacacaggcagagggagaaacaggctacacacagggagcccgatatgggactcgcccctgggaccccaagatcacgccctgggctgaaggcagacgctcaaccacagagccaccaagccacccaggcgccccaacagtGGATATGATTTAAACAAGTCATAAGGAGTTCAATCGAAAGAAAGCCATGTATATTCATAACCCAAAATTAGCATCATTTTTGGAAACTGCCCCAATTCAAAAGGTTacagaatatttagaaatgttttccaCATTAAAAACAGTAAACACAAGTATTTGGAATATCAGTAAACTGATCAGGAGTTTTGTCTTCTCCTTTATAAGGAATAAGCTGGATGTGTTACCATCTTATTAGTACTTGGTAATTTCTTCACCAGTATAATTAATACaccaagaaaatgtattttcagttATCTCCAAAtgtgaaatgtgttttaaaatatcttcacttTCTCCTTCATGTTTATCCCCTAACCTAGAAATGAAAAACTTGACCTTCCAGCTTTTTCTGTTCCCAAATGTTTTTCCCTATTTAGATGGACTTAATCTAGAACATGAAACtatcattcagttttccctctgtaaaatgggaggatTATAATGGCTAAGTTCTActgagtgcttaccatgtgccagaaaCTGAAATGCTTCATGTGTATTGGctcatttagtcttcacaacTACCCTGTAATACAGAGCGTGTTAGTCTCTGACCCAGTTTAAAGCTGAGAAGATGGAGGTCACACACCTAGGAAGTGGCAGGTGGCCCGGCTCTGGAGCCAGTGGTCCTGAGCCTCTGGAGATGATTAGGGCACCTGCTCTCCTGTTGGGGAGGCTGGAAATGTAATGTGAACTTGCTAAGGCGCCTGCAAGTGTACCTTGAATAGTAGCTTTAATGTTTAGTAATCCACTGTTTAATTGGCCTGTTTACTTTTTCTGAAAAGCTAAATAATTCAAGTGGCCCAGAAAACCAGGCATTTCAGATGTTTACCCACACATAATTTTTaccaaatgtttaataaataatcattttaatactaAAATCTGGTGAGAATTGACAGTTTCCAAATATGCTTGCTAGAAGACCGCTTAATTAGAATTGAGAAAAGTTACAAGACAGAGTTGGAGACAGCGTGTGGTCTGTGTGGTCCCATCTCTACTCCGGACAGGCATCCTGTTGAGACCCAACGTGCAGCGGAGTGGCTGCTGGCCCACCCCACAGAGGCTTCATCTCAGTGACCTCTAGCCCCTTAGGGCTCGGGCCCAGAGTGCCCGCCCCTCCTGGGCACACTCGACCAAGGATTAGGAACTAAAATCCCTTGCTGGGGCAGCAGACCCCTGGCAGAGGGAGCCCCACAGCCTCTGTTCTTCACTGGGCGGACCCAGCTGTGGTTGGCACAACTGGCAGGGGAGGTGGAGACTCCAGAGGATTCCACTCCACCCTCCTTTTTTAGTGCCAGACCTGGGTTCTTTCTGCCCCTTTGGTGGATGTTTTCATCTTTAGCTGTATGAACACTTAgggtgaattttctttttaaagcttgaTTTCAGAGAATGTACGagtggggggggagagggggaggacaccctgctgagtggagagggGTTGGGGCCCATCTCACAATCCCATATCAGGACCCCAGTGGAAACCCAGAGTCGGAAGGAAGctcaacacactgagccacccaggtgcccccggggTGGATTTTTGATGTCAGCCTCAGCTGTGGGCACAGCCCTGAACTGATTCACAGTGgtttggggtgggtttttttcttttcttttcttttcttttttttttgaagtgtaattaacatgcagtgttagtttcaggtggactAACTCTGTCAAATGTAACCCAATTTCCACATTTTAAAGTTAGGAGGGCTTCATGTAACTGCCCTTCTGTACACTGCTATGTGcataggaataaatctaaaataCACTGCCCTATAGTGACATCTTTTTAGCATTTAGTTTTAGCATTAGAAAaccattttaataattcttaaatctatgtaaagccttttaaaattcacttaCTGAGATAAGgctaaaaaaagaagtatttctttGACCAAAAATACTTGGTTTgaagaaattagaataaattcacccttttcagtttttaaaagctgtttgCTTTTAAAGATCAGCCTCTGCCCGGTTTATAAAACCGCATAATCTATATTGTTTCTGGAAGGCAATCTCCGAGAGCTGGACGTTTGGCAAAGAATCTTTCTGTTCTTACCTGTTCCCTTTTCATCTGAACTTAAATACTTGTTATTCATGAATTTAAGTAAAAGCCAGTCTTAATTTGCCAGTTTCTGTAGGCTGTGGAGTAAGGTGGGCACATTGATGATACTGTTCAATCTGAAGCAACTCTGATCGCCTCCCCTTTCAGAAGGGAACCTCAGCAGTTTGAACCCTGAGCCTCCCTCATTCCCACTTTTTTCCTGGTTCACAGCCTTATAATAGAGATTCTTTTTCAGTCTGTAATGGCTGCTTTTCATCTTCACACTGCCCAGCAGATAAGGTATTAGGTTCAGCTTTCATAGCTGGGGAGCCTGAAACTCAGAAATTAAGGGCCAAAGCCTGATCTGCTAGTCAAGGGTAACAAGATCTAGGCCCTGGTCACTCTGATTCCAGacctttcccctctcctcccacatcATGAAGGCCTTAGGGAGGAAGCCACCTCACCTTCTGGTTTTTAAAACATTGCACTGAGTAAACCATTGGAGGGACAAGAAACAAACTCCtcttgtcaaaaaaaattttttttaagtaggctctacactgggtgtggagcccaaagcgggcttgaacccacgaccctgagatcaagacctgagctgaggtcaagagtcagatgcttaaccaacagagccctCCAGGCACCTCACagtattccatttttaaattaagggagTCTTTAAAGTGGCTAGCCAGCTTTTTGTAATCATTATGCATTAAAAACCCCAAGCATCACACTTAGAAATAAATGTGgatgggcagccccgatggccagcagtttggcgccgccttcagtccggggtatgatcctagagacccgggatcgagtcccatgtcgggctccctgcatgcagcctgcttctccctctgcctgtgtctctgcctctctctctctctctctgtcttgaataaataaaatctttaaaaaaaaaaaaaatgtggctaaaTTTTATTGTCCCCAAGATTTATAAATTTTGAGAGCTTTTCGAGTAATGTCAAACCAAGTCCCTTCCTCTTGTCTCCACATCTGTTGACTGGCCTGGTAGCCTGCAGTTGTTGGTTGGTGCCCTGGGTTCTCTGCTCCTATGTAGGAATTTGAACTATATACCAAAGTGAACCATGTCAATTTGCTAACCATAGATTGTACTGAggtgttttcttaattttattatggACAACTATAAGCATCTACAAACAGCAGGGGGCCTGACCACCAAGTAAAGGAGCAGGGACACAAACCCAGGCAACCAGTCAAGATCCAAGATTCCATTGTACCATAGGGTACTGGGAATCAAACcacaggtttggttttttttgttgtttttttttttaagatttaagagtGTGCGTGGGCACAAGCagcggggagagagggagggtgccCCCAAACCacatatttttaagaaggaaaaacaacgtattttctaaaattttttttttttttttttttttttgtattttctgaaattgttgaatcaggcatgcctggtggctcagtcggtgaagcatctgccttcagctcaggtcctcatcctggagtcccaggcttgagccccacgtggggctccctgctcagcagggaatcagcTTCTCGCTGCCCTCTGGCCCCTCTCCCATCTAGtgttctctcaaaatcttttaaaaaactaaaaggactGAAAACCGTGGGCTAATACTGATAATGACACGTCACTGTAGGTTTATCACAACAAATGTGCCGCTCTCGGGGGCAGGAGTGTGTGGGAACTGTTTCCTCCTTTTGGGTTTGCTGCATACCCTAAGATGCTTCTTAAAAACTAGTCTGTAAAAACGCCTCAAAACTCCATGTACAGACCCAAACCATCGTTACCCCCGAGCTCCAGCTGCTGGTGACTTCTGCCCACGATGCTTGCTCACATAGCACCCATCTGCTGCAAACTCCACGTCACGGGACCTCGCCGCCCATGCGTGAGTCTGCAGACAAAATGACAGCCCCTTTGCTCAGTTACTCAGAACTCCTGTCAAGGAAGGGCTTGACCTGTGTCTTGGACAGATTTAAGGCCGGCACGTTCAACTCTGTGCCTGCTCTTCTCAAATGAAACTCCtcgggcacctggttggctcagtccaaAAAGCCTGTGACACGATCTCGGGACTGTGGCTTCGAGCCTCACGTTGAGGGCAGAGGTGACTTAAACTGTAAAAAGGTGAAAGCACATCAGAGCCACCTGACCTCAGCAGGTGCCACGGCCTGGAGGGCACACACCATGGGTTGGTTCACTGCAGGGAGGACTAGAAACCATTCCTTGACcacaattcatctttttttaaaaaattctccatttCAGAAAATGTGATGTTCTGAATCGTGGATTTTCAGGTTACAATACCAGATGGGCCAAAATCATCCTTCCGAGATTAATCAGGAAAGGGGACAGTCTGGACCGCCCAGCAGCAGTGACAATTTTCTTCGGTGCCAATGACAGTGCACTGAAAGGTAAAGGCATTCTTGggtttttctacttcatttttaactttgttttgagAGTGAGCGAGTGCACGTGtgcaggggtgggagggcaggggggagagCGAACCGCGAGCAGACTTCATagccagcgtggagcccaacctggggctcgatttcatgaccctgaggtcacaacctgggcAGAAACCATGGGTTAGGTTAGACTGAGCCCCCAAGCGCCCGTTTTTGTGTCAGAGCAAACTTACAAACTTTCTTCAACTGTGTACTTCTTGCCCAATAGATAGTCTTACCAAATTTATAGAGTTCCCAgagtttatttgtatttcttctggcTTTAATGTCAGCAGGTCTTATTCCCGACTTACTTTCTACCCGAGTTATTGGCCGATCTAAGATCTcaaacactttaaaatgttttctagggTCCATTAGTGTTGTGCTGAGTTTTGAATGTTTTTCTCATTAGTTGGGGTAGCTGGCAGCAGGGCGCCCACCTTGCAGGGGGTGAACCACCTGTGGGGGAGCAGCTCAGGATGCCACCCCAGCCCGGGCACGGACTTCCTCCAGGTGCTGAGAAACAGGCATGAAGTGgggctgtgtccctgcctttGGAAAGCGCTGCCCCTGAGGATGGAGGGCTGGCCGGCAtgggccctgccctccctcctgctcctgcgaGGGGGGCCCCGGGCGCAGCGTAACCGGGAGAGTCGGCAAGCCCTGGGCACAGGTGGGGACGGCGCGGGTGAGGCTGCAGGGAGAGCCAGGGGTGCTCGCCGTCGCTGAGAAAGCTATTCTAGGAACCGTGACTGTTAGCAGAGACCCTTTATGTCATACACCAAAAGCTGTAAGGAAACTCCCAAAAGGTGAATTTTTATCAGAATTAAGAcaaggagaaacaggttccaagCATAAAAGCAATGGAggaaatcataaaggaaaaaataaggctTATGAAATATGTCAAACCATAAAGACTCAAATTGGAACTTATTTCTTAAGCTCTCGTGCTCGGAGCTACTGAGTGTGAAGTGAGATGGGCACGCTCTTCCAGCCGGTGGGGAAAGCTGCCGTCTGGAAAGATAGTTGAGGGCTGCAGCGGAGGGCTTGCCTCGCCTGGAAGCAGCCCGACACTCAGTAAAGCAGCACGCAGAGGTGCAGACGCTTCTGTGAGGGCATCTGCCACGGCAAACGGTAGGGCGCCGCGTGGTCAGGCTGGTCCCCTGACAACTAGCCATGTTTCAGGGACCTGTGGACACAGAAACGCTTGTAATCTATATAATGTCACATGAAAAAGTCCAGTGTGGTTATGTATCTTCAGCATGAtcccagtttgttttttaaagtatacgTATCATATGGAAAAGACCAGAAGTACGTCCATGTGCTGCCAGCGGTTTTCTGGGTGGTGGGATCAGAGTGGTTTTAGTCTCCTCCTAGGATTGTACTGTGGATTGTTTGCCACACGCCTGCAGTGGCTCTTGTACACTTGCACGTGAGCCCATTTAGAAATAAGCCTCCGTCACCATGATGGGCATGGGGCCACGGCTGACCTGTGTTGGCCGGCTGCTTCCCACACTGTGCCGATGGATCTTCACGACCCCGTCAGGCAGACCCAGCTCTCGTCCTCCCCGGTGAGGAAGTCACAGCACGGGAAGGCCGAGCGTGTCCCCCAGGGCGCAGGCTAGGCCGGAACCTGGCAGCTTCCCTCTGCACCAGCCGAGCGCTGCGGTCCTGGGTGGTAAGCCGCCGCCGCCAGGCGCCCTCCAGAGCCTCAGACCTGGAGTGCGTACTGACCTTCCTGTTGTCACCTGTCACAAGTGTGCACCTGGGGTATCCGTGTTACTCCCCAACAgatgagaatcccaagcagcacATCCCCCTGAACGAGTACGTGGCGAACCTAAAGAGCATGGTGCAGTACCTGAAGTCCGTGGATGTCCCTGAGGACAGGATCGTTCTCATCACGCCGCCCCCACTCGGGGAGGCTGCGTGGGAGCAGGAGTGCCTCCTGCAAGGTAAGCATGTCGGCAGCGTGCCCAGCAGCCAGAGCGCCAGCGTCGGAGAGACTCCCGTCTGTGCGCCTAGGGTCTGAGGCCTGCACGTCCTTATTGGGCTGTTTTTTGTCAACGGAGATTAAGCCCAGAAGGCAGAGCTTGGGTTATGTGGACCCCTGCAGGTGTGGCCCGGGTGAGGGATCCTCACTGTGGCTGAGGCGGGCCCCGGCCTGGAAGGAGCCGTGCGGACGCTGAGCGAGCATCTCCGCCGCCCGCCTGGGTACGCACCAGGCTGTCCTCCCAACTTTGCAGCAGCGGGAAGTGCCTCGGCCGCTGCTGTGCCCTTTTTCTGTCCACACGCAGCCTTGCCTGTGCCACCGCTCTGCAGCAGCAGGCTGCTGGCCGACACCAAGTCTCCGCCCAGCCACGCCAGGAGGCACCTTGGGTGCTAAGCCAGGACCTGGCCCCCGGTTCCTGCCTGCCGGGCTAGGGAGGGCGGCTGTCCTGTAAATACAGTTCCCCCACGGAGGTAAGTAGGCAGGTTTACCCTCAAGAGGACGGACAGGGAGGAAGGGGCTCTGCCCACCGTCACAGGAAGTGGATGAGTCGCCCTGTTGCTGGCTCAGAGCTTAGTGGGGGGCCCTCATGATGGCTTGTGGGGTGGCAGGTCTGTCCTCCCAGAACATTTGTGCTCAGCCCAGGTGAGCGGAGGTGTGCCAGTTAGAGCTCCTTGGTGCTTCCCAGATTGTAGGTCACAACACCGAGCGAGTTAGGTTTCTTTAACGGAATAGAAAGAACAATGTCTGGAACACAGTAGGCACTGTTCCGTGAGACTCGTTTCGCTTACGTAGATGAGGTACGTGCCTGTGGATGGAGAAGCCTCCAGGTCACCGGGCCTGCACAAGGGCCCGCCGTCACCTGCCTGCACTCTCTCCTCAACAGGCTGCAAATTAAATCGTCTGAACTCGGTTGTTGGTGAATACGCAGGCGCCTGCCTCCAGGTGGCCCAAGACTGTGGGATCGATGTCCTTGACCTGTGGACCCTGATGCAGGAGGACACACAGGTACCGGGGCTGGCTTGGTCCTCGGAGGGAGTGGGATCACACAGACGTGACCCGGCTGTTTGTGGCTCTGAGTAGGTGAGACTGTTATCCCTTTCACCA includes:
- the IAH1 gene encoding isoamyl acetate-hydrolyzing esterase 1 homolog isoform X2; amino-acid sequence: MALCEAARGGSSLLWPRVLLFGDSITQFSFQQGGWGASLADRLVRKCDVLNRGFSGYNTRWAKIILPRLIRKGDSLDRPAAVTIFFGANDSALKDENPKQHIPLNEYVANLKSMVQYLKSVDVPEDRIVLITPPPLGEAAWEQECLLQGCKLNRLNSVVGEYAGACLQVAQDCGIDVLDLWTLMQEDTQARSSRGQHPGSWLRLGWRPSEKFEN
- the IAH1 gene encoding isoamyl acetate-hydrolyzing esterase 1 homolog isoform X1, giving the protein MALCEAARGGSSLLWPRVLLFGDSITQFSFQQGGWGASLADRLVRKCDVLNRGFSGYNTRWAKIILPRLIRKGDSLDRPAAVTIFFGANDSALKDENPKQHIPLNEYVANLKSMVQYLKSVDVPEDRIVLITPPPLGEAAWEQECLLQGCKLNRLNSVVGEYAGACLQVAQDCGIDVLDLWTLMQEDTQDFSSYLSDGLHLSPKGNEFLFSHLWPLIEKKVSSLPLLLPYWRDVAEAKPELSLLGDGDH
- the IAH1 gene encoding isoamyl acetate-hydrolyzing esterase 1 homolog isoform X3 — its product is MVQYLKSVDVPEDRIVLITPPPLGEAAWEQECLLQGCKLNRLNSVVGEYAGACLQVAQDCGIDVLDLWTLMQEDTQDFSSYLSDGLHLSPKGNEFLFSHLWPLIEKKVSSLPLLLPYWRDVAEAKPELSLLGDGDH